acgattggtagctcgtggtttctctcaacagtacggaccaGACTATGATGAAACATTTAGTCCAGtagcgaagcttacaacagtacgagtcttacttgcacttgcagccaacaaagactggaatttgtggcaaatggatgtaaagaatgtttttcttcatggagagctagatcgggagatctacatgatgcagccaatgggctttaaaagcgaagctcatcctgagtacgtgtgcaagttaaggaaagcactctacggtttgaaacaagcaccaagagcgtggtacggtaagattgcagagtttctaacacaaagtggttattcagtaacacctgcagattccagcttgtttgtcaaagccaatgaaggaaagctagctatcgtgctagtgtatgtggatgacttgatcataaccggtgatgatgaggcagaaattcttcggacgaaggagaatttatcagtccgtttccagatgaaggaacttggtcaactcaagcatttccttggtctagaggttgatcgcacacaagaaggaatatttctctatcaacagaagtattccaaagatttattgaagaggttcggaatgctcgaatgcaagctgatctctacgccgatggagccaaatgtcaaaatgagtgcacatgaaggaaaagatttggaagatgcgacgatgtatcgacaattggtaggtagtctgatctacttaaccttgactcgacctgacatttcttatgcagttggtgtgatgagtccgtacatgcaaaatccaaagaagcctcacttggaagcagttcgacgaatactgagatatgtgaagagtacaattgactatggtcttttgtacaagaaagctgaagactgcaagttagttggttactgtgatgctgactatgcgggagatcatgacaccaggagatcaacaactgggtatgtgtttaagcttggttctggaaccatctcttggtgtagcaagagacagccaacggtatctttgtcaaccacagaagcagagtatagagcagcagcaatggcagctcaagagaatggatggctggtacagttgatgagtgatctacatcaaccagtagattatccagtaccattgtactgcgataaccaatcggccattcgcttggcggaaaatccagtctttcatgcaagaactaaacatgtggaagtgcactaccactttatcagagaaaaggttctacaagaagagattgagatgagacaagtcaagacgaatgatcaagttgcggacttgttcacaaaaagtttaagtacaggcaagctcgaaaattttcgctgtctgctcagcacagtgcaaagaatgagagctgacattgagggggagtgttgaaaatcaatgtcaaagttaggcaaggaaagttaggcaatattaggtatggttgaataaaaattattaggtgcaattaatgtgttttgtgtggtaataaataatcttagtttaatcattttgtttgctataaatacccaagttctcaagcattgtaaatcatccaaggaaaaacaaagcctagagctaaataagaaaagctttgctaattagtttgttttgtaagctttctttaagtgtgtgctctattttcttcttcttgggatcattagagttatcttggatactcttcttattcaacaaagagtgctttaaatagaaatacccctctctaattaacaccgaggccttttgtgataaaaccccacacctgaggattgtgcaggtggttaagtgggaacagtatcggtgttgttggagtggacCCTCGGCCCGTCaacctgaaaatttccacagttttatttatcttttatttagCAGCGCTGCAGCAGACAGATGTGCAAAATTATCAGaaatacaaaatcaaaatcacaTGAGTAGCAAATAATGCGGGCCTTTGTGACTCGATCACAAATGTATGGAATGAAAAATGAGTTTGTTACTCGTATAGTAATTGTAATGGATTAATGGATcagaatttatatatatttttcatgacATACGATAAAATAATTTACATTAAACTACGGGAAGGAGATCGAACACGAGACCTTGAGTATAAGGACGAATACACTTAACCAACTGAAATACAAGCCACTTCAATTAGGATTTGGATATGAAATAGTTGCCTATTCTACCGTCTTCCAAAATAGTAgctattgaaatgtggtttgtAGTTTCAATTTGAAGACATCGCTTAGACGCCAGTTGGTAAAGGCAAGTCAGCCCCTTTGCAACCAAATTCATATCACCCTCCACATAGATTATGAGTTCAGAGTATtatattttcaaaagaaaaaaaagaggcaTGAATTTGCTTTCAATTCATCATATATAGAAGACAAAATTTCCATTCCTTAACAGTCATCCTTCTTTCACTGACTTAGTCGTCTTGGGGAGGATCTGCCCAGAGTTTGCATTTGGACAAACATATACTGCCTATATCTGAACCTTCCTTTGGTTATTTGGACCCAATACATAAGATTGGACCCCCATAATTTAGCGTAATGCATTGGCTTGATAcgtttaaattaaaatatgcaTGATCAGTATTTTACTCACATCAGAAGGTATAAAAAATTAGTAAAGGACTTGGTATGTGAACTGATTTTGGATTTAATGGATGTGCCTATGTTAAAATTTAGCTTAAGTAAAACGTTTAAGACTTATCCAGTGTCTACATGCAAGGTGCGCCGGCCGACGGTCGGCAGCGTTTTCTTTTCGTTTAAATGTTCGTTCTTAATTCATTCATACCGCTTTCTATAAATAACCAAGTTCATACTTCAATTCCCCACCTCTCTCTCAGTTCTTTCAATCTATCAATTGCAATAACTTAAATATCTCGAAGAAAAGGTGAAAGACTAATTGAGATGACAAACCAAATTTTGCTATTGATTACTTTCCTTGCTATGACATGCGCATTGGTCATTGCTTTTGAGCCTAGTCCATTGCAAGATTTCTGTGTCGCTGACACAACTAGCTCAGGTTCATATCGAAGTTTTTTGCAGTTTTTATTTGTGATAAGATAAGCTTTAAGTTTGCATTTAAAAATGTGTACACTTCTTAATCCTACTTAGTCCTCCGCTGACTTTAACTTTTGCTTTGTGAATTGTATTTGTGCACATATCACAGCAACGAGAGTAAATGGGTTTCCTTGCTTGGACTCCAAGCTAGCAACAGCTGAGCATTTCTTCTTCAGCGGACTTCACATCCCCGGCAACACCTCAAACCCTGTTGGTGGAAAGGTCACCCCTGTCAATGTGGGTCAAATTCCAGGTCTCAACACCCTCGGCATCTCACTCGCTCGCATCGACTACGCACCATGGGGTGTCATCCCACCCCACACTCATCCCCGAGCCACTGAGATTTTAACCGTCTTAGAAGGCAGCCTCAATGTTGGCTTTGTGACATCAAACCCCGACAACAAGCTCATTTCGAAGGTCCTTAACAAGGGTGATGTGTTTGTGTTCCCTGTTGGACTAGTTCACTATCAGCAAAATGTGGGGAATGGAATTGCCATTTCACTCTCTTCTCTGAGTAGCCAAAACCCGGGAGTCAACACCATTGCTAATGCTGTGTTTGGATCCAATCCCGCAATTTCAGAAGATGTTCTGGCTAAATCTTTCCAGGTTGACAAATCCGTAATTAGTAGCATTCAAGCTAAATTTTAGATGTTTTCCACGGAAACTAGTTTCTGAAATTTCTGTGTTATTATTACAGCTCCAGTACACTTGTGATTTGCAATTTATGAGTTAGATTTGTTGGAAGTGTGTATTAAAATCTCCTTGGAATCGAACATGAAATTCATTGGTAGTGTCCGTTGTGGACCTCGTATATCTACATT
This genomic stretch from Pyrus communis chromosome 2, drPyrComm1.1, whole genome shotgun sequence harbors:
- the LOC137726947 gene encoding putative germin-like protein 2-1, encoding MTNQILLLITFLAMTCALVIAFEPSPLQDFCVADTTSSATRVNGFPCLDSKLATAEHFFFSGLHIPGNTSNPVGGKVTPVNVGQIPGLNTLGISLARIDYAPWGVIPPHTHPRATEILTVLEGSLNVGFVTSNPDNKLISKVLNKGDVFVFPVGLVHYQQNVGNGIAISLSSLSSQNPGVNTIANAVFGSNPAISEDVLAKSFQVDKSVISSIQAKF